The DNA window ATGTAATGCCCTTTGGATTAAAAAATGCTCCCTCggaatttcaaaagattatgaatgatatttttaatccttatttggatttcatcatagtttatattgatgatattctggtatactcaaagactcGTGAAATACATATTAAGCATctagacatttttaagaaaatagttattcaaaatggtttggtttggtcatatctaaacctaaaatgagtctttttcaaacagaaattagatttttgggtcatttgatttgtcaaggGAAAATGATTCCTATTCAGCGATCTATTGAATTCGCATCTAAAttccctgatattattacagataGGATGCAATTGCAGCGATTTCTGGGAAGTTTATATTACATTTCCCCCTTCTACAAAAATTTGTCTCGAGATTTAGCTCCGTTATACGACAGGCGAAAAAAAGATCATAAGAATCCTTGGACTACTAGTCTcacagatcttgtaaagactattaaagaaagagttaaatatTTGCCTTGTTTAACCCTTGCTAATCCTGCTTGGCCAAAGATTGTTGAGACAGATGCGTCCAATATAGGTTATGGTGAAATATTAAAACAGATTAACccgcatgataaaaatgaatacctTATTCGGTTTCATTCAAgaaaatggagcgatgctcagaaaaaatatgcaacggtagctcatgaaatgttaactatcgttaaatgtgttttaaagtTTCAAGATGATCTTTACAATCagaaatttgtgataaaaacaGATGCTCAATCagtcaaatatatgtttgataaagattttaaacatgatgcatcCAAATTAATATTTGCTAGGTGGGAGGCACAATTAGCCCCTTTCGATttcgaaattcattataaaataggaagtgataattccctcccagacttcttatctagagaatatctttcttcttaaaaaaatggattttcttgacttctttacTGATATTACTTTGGTTACAATTTTGAAAGCAATTCCTCTTAATAGAGATTTACAGGAATGTATTTTATGGAGAATCATAGACGGAATGGTGATGGATATCGTcgctaattacatgattgaacaagagttatatgaaagattttattgttctGAAGTTTATGACCCTTTATatgattaaaactaaatgctATGTTTGCAGAATGGATCCTCCTTGGGTAACCAAGGCTAGAGGAAGGGGCAGTTATACTCgcggaaggggaagatcatcctCCTCAAAAACATCAGGATCGTCATATGGATCATCATCCAGCTCTCTCCAATTATACAAAGGGGAGGAATAAGCTTGGTAAAATTAACAGGTACTATTCCTCACAAAGGAATAATTCCTTGAGGATTTCTAAGAGTCTTTTTTACTCTTTCTCCAAATAAAGAAGGTAAgccatcaataaatttggctttCCAGAATTCTAAACCATTTTCGGGAACTTCCATGACCCGACTTAAATAAgtgtctttataccatctaaactcacctaaatgtctacatctaaAACCATTTAGAAGAGATCTAatggtttcatattgattggtaaatctaccactaaaatgttcaagaatagTCAAAATAAGTGTATACACAGCATCTTCTCTATTTTGAACAAAGGCAAAGCCTAAATTGTCATGACCTTCATTTGCTGCCTTAGCATTAATTACTGCTGCTCTGGCATCAGAGggcatataattatcccaccatcctCTTAGTTGACCGGTAAATCCTGCAATAATCATCTTGCAGATGGTCCTGTCAGTGTTATTGACACTTTTGCAAATAGTAGCATATGGATCACCATCCAGCTCTCCAATTATACAAAGGGGAGGAATGAGCTTGGTAAAATTAACAAGTTCTTCAAAAGAAGCTACTTCTTCGATACATCTGAATGATATTCCAGAGAATAATCCATTATACGCCCAACTGAGAGCATATTTATCTCAAAAGCAAAGTGATACTTTTGCATCGGTGGCAAAAGAAGAGGTTGATGATATTAGATCCTATGAAAGGGtagtaaagaaagaaatgatatttcttattGAAAACTCTGAGatacagagaaaagaagaaccttggaagatattccaaTGATATTTACTTAACGGATTATACTTCCCAGGAGAGTCATACAAAACCCGCTTGTATTACGAAACCATTTTAACGAATACAGGTAGTGTTGAATTTCAGCACTTCTCAGGTTATAACACCAGCGAGAACgtttataacttctccaaaatgatcataaagcagattatatcaattgaagattggggtatatCCTCAATGAAAGAAAGGCAGATCAGCCTCAATAAAATCCCTACcaatttcacttattgggattatattaacGCTTTCAGCAAAGTCCTTTCTTATAACAATGAaaggcataaacatacttgATTTATCAAGGTATGTGCAAAGATATTTGTTGACCCAATTCCTAATTGGTTCTTgaactggtggtcataccacggacCGACGGTAAAGATTTTACCTGATCcctttttaaagttatacaaaaaCTGGGTTAAGGTTTCACCAGACCTTAATGATTTATACCACTCAGATCATGTTTGTTATATAgaacaaattgaacaaatttatttcttcatagaaTTCTCGATTCCATGGATCCATAAATGGACCCCGGAAGTAGGTTATACTGAAGAACAAATCCCATGCTTATATCggatttattataataatttctggGATAAATTAATGAAGATGGATCCCATGACTAAATCAttatatggccaagaattattggactctatttctcaaaaaatcCAAGATTATGGTACTATTCCTCACAAAGAAATAATTGCTGACAACTCCGTCAAACATATTGCCAGAAGAATTTCCATTCAAGatggaaataaagaagaaatgataaagGAGTATTTGGATGAAATTAGGAGGAATCTACTCCTCAATATCACTCACTATGAAAAATCAGACACTTCAATGAGAAGTGAAACAAGTGATGATATCGCAGATGATGTTCAAGAGGCCCAGCCTTGTGAATCGGCGAAACCCGTGACAGAAGATATGTTGTCTAAAGCAGAAGGTTTACTTCGGGAGTTGAAAAGGAAAGACAAGATGACCACTATTGATTAACAGTAGATACACTGTTAAACCACAGTAGAAAAACTGTTACTGTACATTTGGGACCCATTGATAAGGGACCTAGGGTCACTATAAATCACTGTAGATCGGTCACTGTAGATCACTGTAGATAGATCCCTCtttcttctataaataaggTCTTTTGTAGTTTGAAGGAGGAGCATCGAAAAACACTCTctcttcaaaagttttttttaagttgtttgtttCTCTTATTTTGTAAAGCTCTCGATTTGCCGGAAGTTCGCCGGAAGTTAATAAAGTTGTTGATATTTCTCTTCGGCCATGTTGGCCATTATTACAAGGTAATTTAAttctcttcttttaattttaaatctttttatatCTTCGATCTGGAagccgtgactatgtccggctaaaaatttatatctatgccggataactaacttctcttttatatagaccatgaacggatctaagctttatttaaatatagaagaattttagtatggcttctcgacttggttttgagattgaggtacagtcagatctagtactacttttattggctttgtcttttATGACTCCGTCTGATGAGCCGTGGTTTTTAGCCCGAAATTGAGTTTGTTAAGTAGGGCGCCTCATATTCGGTTAGAACTATCAGATACATGGGCTTAATAAAAGCATGTATTAGCTTCTTGACAggccctttgcttgggtaaaataattaaaccatgcagtctgggaaactatgttaaaattcttgtgtatttcgatttttatgtagttggactacctctaaAGATATTaacttgcttgatctatgactgggcggaccaccgccaggtcagtgatcctgtatcgttggtatcaaagcctagGAAAGttcatggtatatatataattgatgtgaAAAATTTCATGGCAGTTTTCCTTGTTGTGGGATGTGACTAGATTGGGAATAAATACTCTCCTTTGAtgatattattactattattattactattattattactattattattataattattattactattattattataattattattactattattattattattattattattattattattattattgctattattattattactattattattattattattattactattattattactattattattactattattattattattattattattattattattattattattattattattattattatatgaagtTTTTAGTTTAAGCACATTCCTTAAGAAATTTGTTCACTTCTAGAAAGAGGCGTTTTTACTAAGTTATTGTTAGTTTAATAATATAcagtataatatttttattatataaaaattcatttttctaaCTAAggatgtaaaaataaataaattaataacctgttaattatataaaataaattattaacttaaaactaataaatataaaagcTAAAATCACTAGTATATTAATATTACCATATAATATTTGAACAAGACGAGGGAATATTATGTAGGGCCCTCGACTATacctttttatttaaatctttttttatttaaattaagacACTACGTTGAAAATAGTCAAGCAAAGAAAGACCTAGATAATAATTTGAGAACATTAATAAACGTATCTACTCAAAAAGTGTCTATAACGTGTCTACTTGCTCTCTCTTTACTATCATTGGCTCAAAAAATTCTGACGACTAGTATAACAGTAAAGGACTCACCCACTTTGTTTTCCTACATAACTTTAAAAATcagtttttaattataaaaaatttaaattctatttaATGTTGGATTCCGAATTTGAAAAAATAGCTCATAATCAGTTTTgcaaataaaatgttattttctctCCTTTGCAAAAAGTATACCAAAAATAAATCTatctttttcaacttcaatttttttttaaatgaaaatataatagGATGTTGTTAAAAATTCTTGCATCAGTAGAGAAATGAAATATTGATCTCCTTATATGAACTTGAACAAATCTCTCCTCATGatctaatttttgaaattgaaagtgtcaaaaaaaaaaaactcttattTGTATTACCAAACACAATTagtcaatttttaaaatatcatttactattttaaaaacaaaaattattttttaaaaaaaaattcacaataaaaCGTGAACCACCCAGGGCCTACCAGAAATTGAAAGGCTTCGATTGTTTGCACCTGATGCGACATTGGATGTATTATAAATAGAGTAATCTGAGCATTTAACAGCTAAGTTATGAGCTTGCCCCAATTACGTGTGCGCTCCACATGTCAAAAAACAATTCCATTTTTGGGGTGTTTATTTTATACTCCtaataacaaataactaagCCACGACTTTCCCACGCTTACAATTCATCCTTAAAATAGCCCAATTTCTCTTTCACAATCTTCAATAtctatccaaaaaaataaaataaagctaCCTAAGTCAGTCAGTCAGTATCAGTCCCACTTTGATCTATTGCATGGCTGATTATCATTTTAACGTTTCCCCAAATGACAATTCTCCTCCTTCAGAAAATCTTTCACCCACTGGGGGCACCTTATTATCACCTCGTAGGCATCCGAATTTCAGAGGAATTCGACAGAGGAATGGGAAATGGGTCTCCGAAATTCGTGAGCCTCGAAAGACTACACGTATATGGTTAGGAACTTTCCCCAATCCCGAAATGGCAGCTGTCGCTTATGACGTTGCAGCTTTGGCATTAAAAGGCCCTGATGCCCAATTAAACTTTCCTGATTGTGCATGCTCGTACCCTATCCCTGCTTCTCTGTCAGCCGCAGATATTCGTGCTGCGGCTGCAAATGCTGCTGCTGCTAGAGCACCTCCTTTGTCAGAAATCAGTACAGCTGGAGGTACTGCAGCAGCAGCAACAGCAGCGGGAGGTGGGCAAGAGTTTGTggatgaagaagagatatttGGAATGCCGAAATTGCTGGATGATATGGCAGAGGCAATGCTTGTTAGCCCGCCAAGGATGCATCAATCAACTTCTTACGACGAATCACCTGAAAACTCTGATGCGGATAGTCTCTGGAGTTACCCATAAAAGTATGAGTAAAATATGCTCCCCCCCTGTGTACAGTCCAGAAACTAGAATAACGGAACCACTATTTATAAGTTAGTGGGGTTTGcattatgtttttgtttgttatgGTGTTTATTTTGGTAAAACAAATAGTCCTTTGAGCAGTAGCTTCTAGAAAGGACATGTCATTGGATTTCAAGAAACAGTATGtgttttagaagaagaagaagcaagaagttactttacttttttattgaaaacaatGAATTTGACTttctaaaaaatcatttttttaacaagtcaaagaaatgttttcatgtTTTGAGTAACATATACACCCCATATATTTGTTGGTGTGTGGACTCTCTATATAGGTGAGAGGTCTTTTTTTCTTGTGATAATAAGGGCTAATTAGAATCATTTTGTCTTCTAAGTTCCAACCCAGAGATTTAATTATATGGGGTCAAGGAGAGCTTGTTCTGAAGGTTTGACTATGTGTAGTAATAATATATTGTATGTATGTGTCAGAATGCCCAATCCTACTCGTTTTTTGACATATATGtattaatgaatgaaaatgatagATTATGCTACTCTATTGTTTCCATTTATGTAATTCACTCCTTTTTTAGCTAGTGCtaaaaataatgatatatttttatatttcataaCAAATATTCATCGGTTATTGTAAATAgcaagttttaaaaatatttttttctttaaattttgtgttgAGTTAAATtacatcacataaaatgagacacaGAAAGTATTACATTTTGTGTTGATAGTTGGCTTAATAACCAACGTTATTAAGCATATTTGGTAAACGCATTTGACTaaacatcaaattaaaattatatatattctcttatttattttcttcatttacttttatttgttcaatattttaaatttatatttttatttttatttttatttttatttgttacttttaacttatcaagaaaagataaataaataaaacaaaaaaaatatgaattttgttaagtaccaaatatatatatataaattaaaatatggaAATTATCCTTTAGATGAATAGGGGCTAAAATTTCAGTTgtctttattataattttttcactaTTTATAAAAGCATcgaataataaattatattggtGTGTAGGATAATACACGAAATTAATTGGTAGTTAAATCAAGGATTCACTAGCTTAATAAAGAGAACTCTTCGTACTCAAAGTTATTTTGGGTTTCATCATTCTACGATTAAGAATTTTCTTATGAGACTCACTACCAAAATCCTATACCTTTTTAAATTCATTATTGGTATATATGTTAATCATTTATCATTAGTTGTTATAaactttttcttcatatttctaTTATCAGATCAATTTAATACATATTttcaatacatataaaaaattgattgtACCTTTTTAAGAGTGACTATTTGGCACCCATCGCAGGGTCAGAAAATTGTGGGAACATGAATTTAGAGGAGACaacacaataaaaaaattgtacaaaatCAACGgatttttttatgtgtttttttaaaaaaataaaataaaaaatcaacagacttaaaaaaaaaattggtggacGTCCATTGATTTTCTGGTAAAAATGtgtgaaaattaagaaaaatattcttataaGAAAAACGCAATCCctcaatttttaatttcttttatggaAATCGAATGACTCCACCGATTTTTTTTAAGTGCAAAATCGCAGTTGAGTATAAATTAAAAGCAACtagtttatcaaaaaaaatgtGTCATCTGGTGGTAGAATTGCTCAATGTCATAACAAGTATTAATAAAATTGATGGATGTCCTTCAGTTTTAATCCAGGAAGATTGTCGATTTTCTTAAATCGACCCATCGAGTTCATCGATTTTGGACTGATTTTAGGCCAAAAATCGAGGTCATCCATAGATTTGTCCCtcagtttttattatttttataaaaaaaatagagcagCGAGAATTCTGATAAATTATTAGCAGAGTAAAATTGATGGGATATGAGATGATCATTATGAAATTGGATGCTTCTTTTCAAACTTCAAGCTCCATAATATACTTAGGCTGATatttaaagaataaattatAAGGCTCAAGACAATTAGAAATCCAAAAGCTCCATAATAATTCATGTATGAATTCACATCTCTTTCTCCCTTTGAATGATATCTCATATTGGAATGTTAATCTAACTAGATTCTAGATTCTCTTTGAGTTAATtgattacatatataatttcagttttagattaatattttttttttcatatcctaaatttaaaattattgattacaTTTTCATATATCTAGGTAATGAATTGATTAGGTGTTTGTGTTTACCCCCAACAATTCTTTTAATCTTcatattctttaattatttatataattattcaCGATATTCATGTGAGGTTGAATAATCCATCTTcaatttctttgaatttttaatcACATTTCACATCAGATTAGTATCAGAGCTgaaaatccccccccccccccccccttccccCGGCAATTTATAATCCCGAGCtttcttcaattaaaaaaaaaaatagatatgaaATTGGACAAATTTTCTAATGgattttgtttaaaatagtgTTGAATATGAAATTTGAGAGCATTTGGAtaaaattttatacaattttcttttatttttccgactaaaatttcaaaactttgtAGAGCGCGAAAAATTAAGTCTTGAAGCTCTTTATATGCAAGTTTTTACCTGTCTCCACTCGagtcttttaaattttaagttcgTCTATCGATTTTGGCTCTCAATTTTTAGtgtttttagtaatttttaacGTCTATCAATGTTGAGCTCGTCTAGATTTTCGCCACTTGAGTCTTTTACGCGAAGCATTACACATATTGTTGTATGTAGCGAGAAGTGTCTAATATGATTGTTTTTTTAGTAACATATGGGTTTAATAGGAATATATCTACTTTTTAGTGTCATagtaaaaaaaagggaaaagaaattTAAAGAGCCGCTTATAACTTTAACCTTTAATTGATGAATAAACCAAATGACAATATTCTAGTGATTGGTCATCAATGATCAAGACTATTGACTACTTTATTCTAGCATAATACATTTCTTATTCTAATCAATAGGGAATTGAAATTGGAATAGAAATATGAAAGGTTAACTCTAATTCTTGAGGTTTACCTTTCATGTAAATGCCTTTTGGTCCCCTATAGCTTTTACTTAAAAGACAATTGGTGTGTagctttctttttttaaataccGCTAGTACTAGCTAGTAGTACCAATTGAGGGAATTTAGAAAGGATAAAGGGCTCTTCCTTCCAAAATTGTACATAATGGATATCATAAACTGATAAGGACTCGTTAGCAGAAATGTTACGTTTAGAATATTCAAAGAGAATATTTAATGTAGTCACAATCTTGATCAAGTGAAATGTTTGTTACATTGCCAtcatataaattttaagaacttGACAAGGCTTGTAAAATATTTAGAGTTACTTTTATAAAGAACTTTAAATTATTGTAATGTTattatttgaagttttttttttaaaaaaatagtattaaatTCAAAGTATTTATATGTATGAATACtccttcaattttatttatatttcagtTTACAacttaacattttaaaaatattttaatgagtAAACATTCTCGAAATTAATTTCCTTGTTCACAACTTCAcataagaaaacaagaataaatCTACTTAtgtgaaagagaaaaaaaacatatataatgttgaaacgattaaaaaaaatcttgaaggaTTATTAACAAAATGTACAACCTTTatggttaaaaataatttattttagattttaaaaatattatttagtgtaataataaactaataaataaataaaagaatttttgtAGAAGCATCAAGAAAAAtgattatatatacataaatatgtctttCAACTTGGTCTCAGTTCacatttatgttcttcaattttggatatgcacaaatagacacttaaacttgtataaatttaaacaaatagacacatgcaTTCTATGTGACATCCTACATGGTAATTTATATCATACATGATGTCCTACGTCTATTATGTCAAGtaggactcatgtgtctacttgtttaactttatacTAATTTTATATGCTTAGATGTGTAAATccaaatataaacataaaatgaggtcaagttaatatatatatatatatatatatatataatatctatTTATACATAATACATTCACTTCACTATTGAGaagtaataatatattatgacaAACGCCTTCTAACGTAACTTATATGCTTCCTCAAACACCTTCTAACGCGTGCACACAACCTTATTTGAAACATGAAAAATTTAGTACCAtcaacattttattttgtaattaaggATATGTCACTTCTCTCAACACATCATTAAAACTCAACTTTTGCCTACAAAGCACCATAAATAAACAAGGGTTTAGTACacctttaaaattataaatgatgGAGACTAGTAACTTTTGTTGCTCATGATATAGAGTAAATTCTATTAGAACATGATCaccaataaattaaaaagaaagagagaacaGAAAGATAtcattattctttttcttctttggatGGGACAACATTATCAACTTCCCATTTTCCTAGTTATGTTATATTGGTGGGAGACTTTGGCCTACCTTgaaataaaatcttattttgtCGTATTAACCAAAATTGGTAAATTTTGattatcatttttctttaatcaACCCGAAAACTGGTTCAAATTAGGTTTAGAGGAAATGGAAATTGTGAGAACCTAAAAAACAAAATCACGGTtcaagatttgaaatttatgaatttagAATTCAAGCCCTTTTTATGTTATTGGATTCTAAAAGTATGATTTAtatttacaacaacaatatatccaGTGTAATATGAGGCATGAGGAAGGtagtgtacacagaccttacccttAATACCTTAGGAGGTAGTGAAGTTGTATTCGAGAAACTCTTGACTCAAAGAAAAGCATATCACAACAtttcagaaaaagaaataacGGAAGTGAAGAAGTCACgaaaaaatactaaagatagTATAACAAAACATCatggaaagaaaaagaacactAACTACTATGATCGAAGTACAAGAATTGACAAATGTACTACAAATGGAAAAACAAGTAACAACAATTATAATACTACAAGTACTAGCTAGTATGATGAATAATTGAGACAACAGTCAACTGTTTACTAATGTTTTATCCTAATTTGTGTCCTCCATAGCCTACTATCTAATGTCATATCCTCGATAAACTGAAATCGTCATGTCCTATCTAATCAACTCTCTTCAATACTTCTTCATCCTACGacttacctctacctctcctaaAACAATTCATAGTCAATCTCTCACACCTCTACATTGGCCATTCATGCATCTCCTCTTCAAATGTCCGGAACTATATCAGTCTTGCTTCCCGCATCTTGTGTCCTCCACCTAAGTCACTAGCTCCACCTTGTCCCACATATCTTAATTTCTAAATTCGGTCTCTCCTAATAAGCCCGCACATCTATTTCAGCATCCTCATTTTTGAAACTTTCATCTTCTTAACATGAAAGTTCTTGACATCTATTAAATAAATTCTTAATTAAGatcaatataaaatttgaaccaAATTTGTTGCATTCGATCGAATCTATATGTTGATTTTTAGCTCCACCCCTAAATATTCACCTtagaaacaagaaagaaaagaaaagagaaaaattctAGTTGAATTGAATAAACAAAGTGCAAGAGGACAAAATTAACAGTCTAATATAGTTAGTACTCAAGTTCATTGCATTGGACATGTCGTAATTAAAGTTAAGACTTATTCTAACAATAATATATGTACTCTCTATTTACTCAAAAAGGCTCCAATATGTGtattaactattttaaaatgaagGATGTCGGGTATTCATAACGCATATATTAGGAAGGTCATTCTCTCTTTTGGAAAACACTCAATTGCTTTGCTTTTCCCCTTAAGTGCCTTAAAGAGGAAAGCTTATAATGGCACATAAACAAATCAATGTGCGTACTATCATTTTCCTAAATAGTGTACGATAGAATGTGGAAAAGAAATTAACCCCAAA is part of the Solanum stenotomum isolate F172 chromosome 8, ASM1918654v1, whole genome shotgun sequence genome and encodes:
- the LOC125874762 gene encoding ethylene-responsive transcription factor ERF025-like, producing MADYHFNVSPNDNSPPSENLSPTGGTLLSPRRHPNFRGIRQRNGKWVSEIREPRKTTRIWLGTFPNPEMAAVAYDVAALALKGPDAQLNFPDCACSYPIPASLSAADIRAAAANAAAARAPPLSEISTAGGTAAAATAAGGGQEFVDEEEIFGMPKLLDDMAEAMLVSPPRMHQSTSYDESPENSDADSLWSYP